In a single window of the Notamacropus eugenii isolate mMacEug1 chromosome 4, mMacEug1.pri_v2, whole genome shotgun sequence genome:
- the LOC140501015 gene encoding peptidyl-prolyl cis-trans isomerase A-like produces the protein MANPNVYFDITVNNEPLGWITFELFANKIPNTAENFHALSTGEKGIGYKSSCLHRIIPGFMCQGGDFTCHNGTGGKSMYGEKFADENFVLKHTGPGILSMANAGPNTNGSQFFICIVKTDWLDGKHVVVGQVKECMNIVEAMEHFRSGDGKTSKKIATADCGQLS, from the coding sequence ATGGCCAACCCCAACGTGTACTTTGACATCACCGTCAATAATGAGCCCCTGGGCTGGATTACTTTCGAGCTCTTTGCAAACAAGATTCCAAACACAGCAGAAAACTTCCATGCTCTGAGCACTGGAGAGAAGGGAATTGGTTACAAGAGCTCCTGCTTACACAGAATCATTCCTGGGTTCATGTGCCAGGGTGGTGACTTCACATGCCATAATGGCACTGGTGGCAAGTCCATGTATGGGGAGAAATTTGCTGATGAGAACTTCGTCCTGAAGCACACTGGTCCTGGCATCTTGTCCATGGCAAATGCTGGACCCAACACAAATGGCtcccagtttttcatctgtatCGTTAAGACTGATTGGTTGGATGGCAAGCATGTGGTCGTTGGCCAAGTGAAAGAATGCATGAACATAGTGGAAGCCATGGAGCATTTCCGTTCTGGGGATGGCAAGACCAGCAAGAAGATCGCTACTGCTGACTGTGGACAGCTCTCATaa